A region from the Nematostella vectensis chromosome 13, jaNemVect1.1, whole genome shotgun sequence genome encodes:
- the LOC125558981 gene encoding solute carrier family 22 member 15-like: protein MSNSCICFSSRVTISLRSCALCDKSPLITQILSRFKMVLEVDQVLEQIGQFGPFQIRILAMFLFIFIPLTYQTLLMVFVAYEPPWMCTTNSSACLLSNSTGREIYSTSTQPIELYHRRCKLNRTDWKFADPELYEGPVHTIVTQFDLVCDNSFHAWLANSMLFFGWALGAIILGMIADKYGRRSVLFPSAACVIAITFSMSFAQASWVVIALRFFSGFFLGGSILTMFVLAAELVGPAKRALSSTMVWFYFTLALMVLGLQAYFIKDWKLLCIISTVPFVFIFIFWKFIPESVRWLLVVGRKDQAREILEQVAKVNKKEMPKEDLRVPVVKHNRGFLELFGTPRLALLTLLQCYAWLVNGLVYYAVSMSAGDFGGSIYLNFVLTSIVEFPANILVIDNCNRFGRKHTVVWYTVVGAISCLVVSFIPSGTDNIGYIAGRVAAGTLGKLCITTSFNSLYVFSAELFPTMIRNSGMGLLSVISRVGAALAPFVVQLTRINAILPFALMSGLTFLAALACWFLPETRGKPTLEVMGDDDPQHLEQVKMESIKENAADNNP from the exons ATGAGCAATTCATGTATTTGCTTCTCGAGTCGTGTTACAATTAGCTTGCGCAGTTGCGCTTTGTGCGACAAGTCTCCTCTCATAACTCAAATCCTATCCCGCTTCAAGATGGTCCTAGAAGTTGATCAAGTTTTGGAGCAAATTGGCCAATTTGGGCCGTTTCAAATTCGAATCTTAgccatgtttttgtttatatttatcCCGCTGACTTACCAAACTCTACTCATGGTTTTCGTCGCTTACGAACCGCCCTGGATGTGTACTACAAACAGCAGTGCGTGCTTGCTGTCGAACTCAACCGGACGGGAAATCTACAGCACCAGTACTCAGCCAATAGAGCTGTACCACCGAAGATGCAAACTCAACAGGACGGACTGGAAGTTTGCAGACCCAGAACTCTACGAAGGACCCGTGCATACAATTGTTACCCAA TTCGACCTCGTGTGCGACAACAGCTTTCATGCATGGCTCGCCAACTCCATGCTCTTCTTTGGCTGGGCTTTAGGTGCCATCATCCTGGGGATGATCGCGGATAAGTACGGTCGTCGTAGCGTCTTGTTTCCCTCTGCAGCCTGCGTCATTGCCATCACCTTCTCCATGTCTTTCGCCCAGGCCTCGTGGGTCGTCATAGCGTTGAGATTCTTCTCTGGATTCTTTCTCGGTGGAAGTATTCTGACTATGTTCGTGCTCGCCGCGGAACTGGTCGGGCCGGCCAAGAGGGCGTTGTCTTCTACTATGGTGTGGTTCTATTTCACGCTGGCGTTGATGGTCTTGGGGCTGCAGGCGTATTTCATTAAGGATTGGAAGCTGCTGTGTATCATATCTACTGTGccgtttgtgtttatttttatattttggaa gtTTATCCCCGAGTCCGTCCGATGGCTTCTAGTGGTCGGTCGCAAGGACCAGGCACGTGAAATCCTGGAGCAAGTCGCTAAAGtcaacaaaaaagaaatgcctaaggAAGACCTCAGAGTCCCTGTGGTGAAACATAACCGAGGATTCCTGGAACTGTTTGGCACACCTAGGCTGGCTTTACTAACTCTGCTCCAGTGCTACGCGTG GTTGGTGAATGGCCTCGTGTATTACGCTGTGTCTATGAGTGCTGGGGACTTCGGTGGAAGTATCTACCTTAATTTCGTGCTTACCAGTATTGTCGAGTTCCCAGCAAACATTCTGGTGATTGACAACTGTAACAG GTTCGGTCGTAAGCATACTGTGGTCTGGTACACTGTCGTGGGCGCCATCTCGTGCCTAGTGGTGTCCTTCATACCTTCTGGCACGGACAATATAG GTTACATAGCAGGGCGCGTCGCTGCAGGAACCCTGGGTAAACTGTGTATCACTACCTCGTTCAACAGCCTTTACGTGTTCTCCGCGGAACTCTTCCCTACAATGATCAG GAATAGCGGGATGGGTCTCCTGTCCGTCATTAGTCGTGTCGGGGCGGCCCTTGCTCCGTTCGTGGTCCAACTCACCCGGATAAACGCTATTCTCCCGTTCGCTTTGATGAGTGGCCTTACTTTTCTTGCCGCGCTTGCGTGCTGGTTCCTACCGGAAACGCGAGGCAAACCCACGCTAGAGGTCATGGGAGATGATGATccgcaacacctcgagcaag ttaAAATGGAATCTATCAAAGAGAATGCCGCTGACAATAATCCTTAG